The bacterium genomic sequence CAATCTGCAGCCCGTCGTCATCGAGACCACTGCCCTGTACCGAGGACGCCGCCAGGAGGCAACCGAGCACCTCAGGCTGGCCCGGGAGCATGGCTTCACGATCAAGAACGTTCTCGCCCCGCTGGAAATCCTCGACGGCCGGCACGGCGAGAAATCCTACCCGGTCCCGCTCGATTCCGCGCTCGTGCCCGTCGCCCGCCTGGCCCAGGGGCTCCGCCGCATCCGCTACGTCATCAACCTCGCCCACTTCAAGGGGCACATGGTGGCGGGCTTCGGTGGTGTATTCAAGAACCTCGCCATGGGCCTCGCCGCCAAGGCCGGCAAGCTTGAGATGCACTCGCAATCCAAGCCGTGGGTCGATTCGGACCGATGCGTCAGCTGCGGCGACTGCGTCGACTACTGCCCTAGTGACGCCATCAATTACGAACAATACGTGGCCCACGTCGGCCCTAATTGCACCGGCTGCGGTGGCTGCCTCGCCATCTGCAAGCAGAACGCGATCAGGTTCGACTGGGACGCCGGGTCGGAGATGGTCCAGCGCAAGATTGTCGAGTACGCCCAGGCAGTGATGCTCGACCGCGAACTCATCCACCTCAACTTCTGCCTGAACATCACCCGCAACTGCGACTGCAACACTCAGACCGAGAAACCGATAATGCCTGATGTCGGGCTGTTCGGCTCGCTCGACCCGATCGCCTGCGAACAGGCTGCCTGGGACCGAACCGGGCCGAAGCTCAAGACCATCTACCCCGAACTCCGGCCCGAGCTGCTCCTCGAAACCGCGGAGGCCCGTGGCCTCGGAACCCGCCGCTACCGTCTCGTCGAGCTATGACCCCGGATTCCCCTTCCCCCGTCCCAGTCGACAATCGACAATCGGCAATCGACAATCCCACTTCTCCGGCCTCAATCGACAATCGACAATCGAAAATCGAAAATCCCCCGTCCCCTGTCCTGGACGTCCGCCTCGACCTGTTTGAGGGCCCGGTCGAATTGCTGCTCTACCTTGTCCGAAAGAGCGAACTGGACGTGTCCGACGTACCGGTGGGCCGCCTGACTGACGACTTCCTCGGTGCGGTCCGCCAGGCCCGGAAACTGGACATGGAATCGGCCTCGGACTTCCTCATCATGGCCGCGGTCCTGCTCCGGATGAAGACCCGCGCCCTGCTCCCGCGCAGCCCGGAAGAGGACCTGACCACTCCTACCGTCAGCCTCGACCAGATCATGGACGAGTTCCGCCGCTACCAGCAGGTCGCCCGCATGCTTTCCGACAAGGAGTCGGAGCGCCGGCTGCTTTACCCGCGCGCCGGCGAGTCGCCTCGCGCCAAGCAGGCCGAAAGCGAGGACGTCGTTGCCCTCGCGGCCGCGCTGAAGCGGGTGCTGGCTAAACTCACCCCGGAACGCGTCGCCCAGATTGCGCCGCCCCGGGTCAGACTGGAAGACAAGATCGCCGACCTGCGTCGCCTCATGCGCGAACGCCGGTCGGCTGACTTCGAGGAAGTCGTGACCGGGACCACAATCGCCGAAGTCATCGTGCTGTTCATCGCCGTACTCGAGCTGGTCCGGCTGGGCGAGCTGCGCGTCCGCCAGCCGGACGAATTCGGCACGATCCGACTGGAGTTGCGGGAAGCGGACCCCGTTCCCAACGGATAGCGCCGCACTTTACTTGTCTTGGTTCCTGGTCTAGGATTGAGGGCCGCCAACTGACCAACCACCGCCAATGAAAGTCTTTACCATCGGCACCGACCACCGGACGAACTTCGATTTCGCCCGGCTGCTCGTGAAATATGGGATCGAGGTGCTGTTCGACGTCCGCCGCACCCCGGAGGCGCGCGAAGACTACTTCCGCCGCGACGGCCTGCAGGCGCTCGCTGCCGGCCAGGGCATCGACTACGTTTTCATGGGCAACGAACTGGGCGGGCCCCGGGACGCTGGCTTCACTCAATGGACCGCCGGCGACGAATTCAAGCGCGGCATCGACATCATCCGCAGCAAGGCCGCCAGGCGGGCCTGCTGCATCCTCTGCTCCGAGCGCACACCGGAGAACTGCCACCGCCTGGTCATCGCCGAGCACCTGGTGAAGCAGGGCATCGAGGTCGTGCACATTATCGATGAGACTTCGGTCTGGACTCCGCCGCCTCCTCGTCCGCCGCGCCCTACCCCCCGGCCCGACCTTCGCCCCTCTCAACCCGGTCGTGGCCGCTGGCGCCGTCCCGGCCCGCGCCGATGAGTTCCTCTTCCGCGTCCGCCAATCTAGAATCTACAATCTCCAATCTAAAATCCTCGGTTGGCGCCGTCATCCTTGCCCATAACTACCAGAATCCGGAGATATACGACGTGGCCGACTTCATCGGCGACTCCCTGGAACTCGCCCGCCAGGCACGCGCGGCGAGCGCCCGGCTGATTGTCTTCTGCGGGGTCCGGTTCATGGCCGAAACGGCAAAGCTGGTCAACCCGGAAACCCCGGTCGTCCTCGCCGCTCCGGACGCGGGCTGCCAGATGGCGGACATGATAACGGCCGATGCCCTGCGCGCGAGAAAGAACCAACTGGGCGATGTCACCACGGTTGCCTACGTCAATACCCCGGCCGACGTCAAGGCCGAATCCGACATTTGCTGCACCTCGGCCAACGCCATCGCGGTCGTGAATTCGCTGCCCCGAGACAAGCGCATCCTCTTTGTGCCCGACCGCAACCTCGCCGCCTACGTCGCCCGCGAGACCGGCCGTCCGTTGCTGGATCCCGGTTCGCCAAGCGCCATTCGCCAATCGCCATTCGCCATTGTTCCATGGGAGGGCTTCTGCTACGTCCATGCGTCTTTCCGGGCGTCCGACGTGGCGCGCGCCCGCCGTGAGCACCCCGATGCATTCATCGTCGTCCACCCGGAATGCCCGCTCGAGGTAATTGACGCCGCGGACGCGGCCGCTTCGACCTCCGGCATGGTCCGACTGGCGCGGGAACACCGTGAAATCGTGCTCGGGACCGAGGCCGGGATGTGCGACCGCATCCGCCGCGACCTCCCGGACGTGAGATGCTGGCCGCTGCGCCGGACCGCGCTCTGCCGGAACATGAAGCTCACCCGGCTTGAAGACGTCCGGGCCGCGCTGGAAGGCGGGAGGGCCGAGACGACCTTGCCCGACGACATTGCCGCCCGCGCGCGTCAAGCCATTGATCGGATGATGGCGGTGTAGCCCTCGCCCCTTGCCGTTCTTGACTCTCAAGGACAAGCGACCTACAGTCTCACCATGCTCTCCTTACTGATCGTGCCTCTCCTGCTGACCGGCGGTTTTGAGCTCGGGGGCCGGGTCGGCGTCCTGTTCCCGGCGTCCGGACTCGAAACCAACCACGGCGATGCCGCGCTATTCGGGGTCGATTTCGGCTACCGGACCGGCCCGAATGTCTTCACGCTGGAATACCGCTACTCCGGGCTGCATGCGAAGGAGGCCAGCCCGTATCGGCTCGACATCAACGAACCTGCGATCGGCTACGGCCGCGATTTCTCGCTGGGCCGGGCCGGCGCGACATCGGATTGGGGACTCGAAGGGTCGGTGGCAGCCGGTTTCGGCCTGCTCAGTCGCACGCTGGGCTCGGCTCGGGAGACCGGCGCGGCGCCCTCCGGCCATCTCGACGTCGGCGTCTTTCAGCGCCAGGGACACAGCCGTCTTTCGCTCACGCTGGACAATATCGTTTTCTCCGAGTCACAATCGGCCGGGAGCAGTCGCACCGTCTCACTCACCTACCTCATCGCGCTCAAGGGAGGAGTGGCCTATGTCTTCTGATGCCCCGGGCCGAACCGGTCGGGTCGCTCTCGCGGCCGCCGTCGCATTGATAGTCCTGGCCGGATGCAACGACATGACCCTCCTGCGGGCGAAGTCCGACTACTTCCCGCTGATATCAGGCAGTCGCTGGACCTACGACGTCGCCGGCAACGCGGCGGTCGATTCGGTCGCCGGCGACAGCGCGATTGACGACCGGGCCTGCATCGTTGTGCTGCGCGACTACTCACCGGAGTACTGGACAAAGGCAGCGACCGAGGCAAGGAAACTCACCCGCCTCACCGTGATCCGCGAAGGCCAAGAATACACGATCGAGGAACGGTACGGTCTCGTCTACGAACTCCCGTTCGTCCTCGGCGCAACCTGGAGTGAATCGTTCTGCGACACTGTCGTGCTCATGGGCACGGACACGGTAAAACTGAACGACAGCCTGGCGGGCCGGGTCGCGGCCATCGACAGCGTGGCGACGCCGGCGGGGACGTTCATTCAGTGCTACCGCGTCGACACCTACCGCGACATCAAGACCGTCGAACCTTCAGACACCACTGACTCCCTGCTTGTCTACTCCGAATGGCTGGCTCCGGGCGTCGGCCTGGTGAAACGGGTAACCGGCACGGAGACCAGGGTGCTCACCGCCTACGAGCCCGGTTCTTAGCCGGTATGGCCGACGGTAAGTCGATGACGGCGCGCCGTGACTGGGTGCCGGTAGCGCAAACCTGGGTACGCG encodes the following:
- a CDS encoding DUF362 domain-containing protein, whose protein sequence is MAVKTAIVYSVPPERAQEGVGAILEASEYFKRLRPKKRVGIKVHFGEHGNHNHLRPEFVRAAAVAASYYNLQPVVIETTALYRGRRQEATEHLRLAREHGFTIKNVLAPLEILDGRHGEKSYPVPLDSALVPVARLAQGLRRIRYVINLAHFKGHMVAGFGGVFKNLAMGLAAKAGKLEMHSQSKPWVDSDRCVSCGDCVDYCPSDAINYEQYVAHVGPNCTGCGGCLAICKQNAIRFDWDAGSEMVQRKIVEYAQAVMLDRELIHLNFCLNITRNCDCNTQTEKPIMPDVGLFGSLDPIACEQAAWDRTGPKLKTIYPELRPELLLETAEARGLGTRRYRLVEL
- a CDS encoding segregation/condensation protein A, with translation MLLYLVRKSELDVSDVPVGRLTDDFLGAVRQARKLDMESASDFLIMAAVLLRMKTRALLPRSPEEDLTTPTVSLDQIMDEFRRYQQVARMLSDKESERRLLYPRAGESPRAKQAESEDVVALAAALKRVLAKLTPERVAQIAPPRVRLEDKIADLRRLMRERRSADFEEVVTGTTIAEVIVLFIAVLELVRLGELRVRQPDEFGTIRLELREADPVPNG
- a CDS encoding DUF488 domain-containing protein, with product MKVFTIGTDHRTNFDFARLLVKYGIEVLFDVRRTPEAREDYFRRDGLQALAAGQGIDYVFMGNELGGPRDAGFTQWTAGDEFKRGIDIIRSKAARRACCILCSERTPENCHRLVIAEHLVKQGIEVVHIIDETSVWTPPPPRPPRPTPRPDLRPSQPGRGRWRRPGPRR
- the nadA gene encoding quinolinate synthase NadA; translation: MSSSSASANLESTISNLKSSVGAVILAHNYQNPEIYDVADFIGDSLELARQARAASARLIVFCGVRFMAETAKLVNPETPVVLAAPDAGCQMADMITADALRARKNQLGDVTTVAYVNTPADVKAESDICCTSANAIAVVNSLPRDKRILFVPDRNLAAYVARETGRPLLDPGSPSAIRQSPFAIVPWEGFCYVHASFRASDVARARREHPDAFIVVHPECPLEVIDAADAAASTSGMVRLAREHREIVLGTEAGMCDRIRRDLPDVRCWPLRRTALCRNMKLTRLEDVRAALEGGRAETTLPDDIAARARQAIDRMMAV